One Cryptomeria japonica chromosome 9, Sugi_1.0, whole genome shotgun sequence genomic window carries:
- the LOC131046914 gene encoding uncharacterized protein LOC131046914 yields the protein MFVSDAWLGSAYSRKPEADKIVIIVFDEGFNKSGEELTMVTELLVRVLCMVDGEGMAMGFIYEAMDRAKEAISHCYHGNTRKCEILWRIIDRRWTNQLHQPIHAFAYFLNPKFYFSDSFKADEEVMAGVIASIDKMTLDAELRDKVLDELEINKSAEERLFSSQLAIDRRGKQQPDLWWENYGVGMPNLQKMVVRVLSQPCSASGCE from the exons atgtttgtgtctgatgcttggttggggtctgcatactccaGAAAACCTGAAGCAGATAAGATTGTAAtcattgtttttgatgaagggttcaacaaaagtggagaggagttgactatg gtgacagaacTTTTGGTAAGGGTTCTttgtatggtggatggagagggcatggcaatgggtttcatttatgaggccatggatagggccaaagaggccatttcacattgCTATCatggaaatacaagaaaatgtgaaatcctttggcgcatcattgatcgtaggtggacgaaccaactccaccaaccgatacatgcctttGCCTACTTCTTGAACCCAAAGTTCTACTTCTCCGATTCATTTAaggctgatgaggaggtcatggcaggtgttattgCAAGCATTGATAAGATGACACTTGATgctgagttgagagacaaggttcttgatgagttggag atcAACAAGAGTGCAGAGGagagactcttctcatcacaactagcaattgataggagaggaaaacaacaaccag atttatggtgggagaattatggtgttggcatgcctaatcttcaaaagatggTCGTTcgtgttttgtctcagccatgtagtgcttctgggtgtgaatga